One stretch of Streptomyces sp. 135 DNA includes these proteins:
- a CDS encoding helix-turn-helix transcriptional regulator, with product MEARNDGVDEPGWDVDPEDEISAAVEMVGQHLKLRREAAGLRVAEFADAVGYGEDMVRKIERGVRIPRPEYLDMADGVLRAEGLVSAMKPKMREARYPKKVRQLAKLEERAVEVCLYSNHNIHGLLQTEEYARALLGTWRPALSSSEMERALAARMARRSIFDRTPSPDLSFVQEEVTLRRPIGGRMVLRRQLERLLELGQLSNVEIQVMPTDHVGHPGTAGLIEVLKFGDGTAMGRSDGVFNSRPVSDPKQLRILELRYGIIRAQALPPRESLAFIEQVLGET from the coding sequence GTGGAAGCACGCAACGACGGTGTCGACGAACCCGGTTGGGATGTCGACCCCGAGGACGAGATCAGTGCGGCGGTCGAGATGGTCGGCCAGCACCTGAAGCTGCGGAGGGAGGCGGCGGGGCTCCGCGTCGCGGAGTTCGCCGACGCGGTCGGCTACGGGGAGGACATGGTCCGGAAGATCGAGCGCGGGGTGCGGATTCCTCGGCCCGAGTATCTGGACATGGCGGATGGGGTGCTGCGGGCGGAGGGGCTGGTCTCCGCGATGAAGCCGAAGATGCGGGAGGCCAGGTATCCGAAGAAGGTGCGGCAACTGGCGAAGCTGGAGGAGCGGGCGGTCGAGGTCTGCCTCTACAGCAACCACAACATCCATGGGTTGTTGCAGACGGAAGAGTATGCGCGGGCGCTGCTCGGTACATGGCGGCCCGCGCTGTCCAGCAGTGAGATGGAGCGGGCACTGGCGGCGCGCATGGCCCGGCGGTCCATCTTCGACCGTACGCCTTCCCCGGATCTCAGCTTTGTCCAAGAAGAGGTGACGCTTCGGCGCCCGATCGGAGGGAGAATGGTGCTGCGTCGGCAGCTCGAACGGCTGCTGGAGTTGGGGCAGTTGTCGAACGTCGAGATCCAGGTAATGCCGACCGACCACGTGGGTCACCCGGGAACGGCAGGCTTGATCGAGGTGCTCAAATTCGGCGACGGCACCGCAATGGGGCGTTCTGACGGTGTGTTCAACAGCCGCCCTGTCTCGGACCCGAAGCAGCTCCGTATCCTCGAACTGCGGTATGGCATCATCCGGGCCCAGGCTCTCCCGCCGCGGGAGTCATTGGCCTTTATCGAGCAAGTGCTGGGAGAGACATGA
- a CDS encoding ATP-binding protein — protein sequence MNQETAGVQSPAPTHQFTVLLSATRRGARLARLLAREQLRSWERPYETAEHIVAELANNAVLHGHVPGRSFRLALMLTGTDTLRIEVTDARTDRHPPSTAQRPLPEAESGRGLLLVEALSDRWGTTDGPAPCKTVWAELTSPPPISRHSAC from the coding sequence GTGAACCAAGAGACCGCCGGGGTGCAGAGCCCCGCCCCCACACACCAGTTCACGGTCCTGCTCTCCGCCACCCGCAGAGGCGCCCGCCTGGCCCGGCTGCTGGCGCGGGAGCAACTCCGCAGCTGGGAGCGCCCCTACGAAACCGCGGAGCACATCGTCGCCGAGCTGGCGAACAACGCCGTGCTGCACGGCCACGTGCCCGGCAGGAGCTTCCGCCTCGCTCTAATGCTCACCGGCACGGACACGCTCCGTATCGAGGTGACGGACGCGAGGACGGACCGCCACCCGCCGAGCACCGCCCAACGACCGCTGCCGGAGGCCGAGTCGGGCCGGGGCCTCCTCCTGGTGGAGGCCCTGTCGGACCGCTGGGGCACGACGGACGGCCCCGCCCCCTGCAAAACCGTCTGGGCGGAACTGACCTCCCCGCCCCCGATCAGCCGACACTCGGCTTGCTGA
- a CDS encoding NAD(P)-binding domain-containing protein, translating to MSNRSETPVTVIGLGLMGQALAAAFLKAGHPTTVWNRTAAKADQLVSEGASLAPSIAAALKASPLTVLCVTDYEAVRELLGASDVDLDGTTLVNLTSGDSAQAREAASRAERRGARYLDGALMAIPPVIGTADAVILHSGPRADFEAHEPVLEALGTLTYLGDDPGLASLYDVAGLAMMWSVLNAWLQGTALLRTAGVDAVTYAPFARLMAAGVADWLPGYAEQVDKGSFPADVAALETDARSMAHLIEESEAAGINAELPKLFKAMADRAIAAGHGGEQYPVLIEEFSKPSVG from the coding sequence ATGAGCAACCGAAGCGAAACCCCCGTGACAGTCATCGGCCTCGGACTGATGGGCCAGGCGCTCGCCGCCGCGTTCCTGAAGGCCGGTCACCCCACCACCGTCTGGAACCGTACGGCCGCCAAGGCCGATCAACTGGTGTCCGAGGGGGCGTCGTTGGCCCCATCAATCGCCGCCGCGCTCAAGGCGAGCCCCTTGACCGTCCTCTGCGTCACCGATTACGAAGCCGTACGCGAACTCCTCGGCGCGAGCGACGTCGACCTGGACGGTACAACGCTGGTCAACCTCACCTCGGGTGACTCGGCCCAGGCCCGGGAGGCCGCCAGCCGGGCCGAGCGGCGCGGCGCCCGCTACCTCGACGGCGCCCTCATGGCCATCCCGCCGGTGATCGGGACCGCCGACGCGGTCATCCTGCACAGCGGGCCCCGAGCGGACTTCGAGGCGCACGAACCCGTACTCGAAGCGCTCGGCACCCTCACCTACCTCGGCGACGACCCCGGTCTCGCGTCGCTGTACGACGTGGCGGGCCTGGCCATGATGTGGAGCGTCCTGAACGCCTGGCTCCAGGGCACCGCCCTGCTCAGGACCGCCGGTGTCGACGCCGTGACGTACGCGCCGTTCGCCCGGCTGATGGCCGCCGGTGTCGCCGACTGGTTGCCCGGTTACGCCGAGCAGGTCGACAAGGGTTCCTTCCCCGCCGACGTCGCCGCTCTGGAGACCGACGCGCGGTCCATGGCCCACCTGATCGAGGAGAGCGAGGCGGCGGGCATCAACGCGGAACTCCCGAAGCTGTTCAAGGCGATGGCGGACCGGGCCATCGCGGCGGGACACGGGGGCGAGCAGTACCCCGTACTGATCGAGGAGTTCAGCAAGCCGAGTGTCGGCTGA
- a CDS encoding MerR family transcriptional regulator, giving the protein MLIGELSRRAGVNAHQLRYYEAQGLLEAGRGANGYREYDESAVLRVKQIRHLLGAGLSSEDIAYVLPCALGEAPELPGCPELLTAMRGRLRRLEDQMATLAGSRDALTRYIDAAERMGGDSYPPFDGAAS; this is encoded by the coding sequence ATGTTGATCGGGGAACTCAGCCGCCGGGCGGGCGTAAACGCCCACCAGTTGCGCTACTACGAGGCCCAGGGCCTGCTGGAGGCCGGCCGGGGTGCGAATGGCTACCGCGAGTACGACGAGAGCGCCGTGCTGCGCGTGAAGCAGATCCGGCACCTGCTGGGCGCCGGCCTGTCCTCGGAGGACATCGCGTACGTACTGCCGTGCGCGCTCGGGGAGGCACCGGAGCTGCCGGGGTGCCCCGAGCTGCTGACCGCGATGCGGGGGCGGCTGCGGCGGCTGGAGGACCAGATGGCCACGCTCGCCGGGTCCCGCGACGCCCTCACCCGGTACATCGACGCCGCCGAGCGGATGGGCGGCGACAGTTACCCGCCCTTCGACGGCGCCGCGTCGTAG
- a CDS encoding DinB family protein, producing the protein MAEQYVGKAETMHDLLDALDGHREALRYTTRDLTDEQAGLRTTASELCLGGLIKHVTSVEKRWGAFILEGPSALVGVTDMTEADWARRADEFRMLPGETLAGVLDAYAEAARRTDEMVAGLPSLDVTYPLPEAPWTKPGTRWSARRTLLHIIGETAQHAGHADIIREALDGARSMG; encoded by the coding sequence ATGGCGGAGCAGTACGTAGGGAAGGCGGAGACCATGCACGATCTGCTGGACGCGTTGGACGGGCACCGGGAGGCGCTGCGGTACACCACCCGCGACCTCACCGACGAGCAGGCCGGGCTGCGCACCACGGCGAGCGAGCTATGCCTGGGCGGGCTGATCAAGCACGTCACCTCGGTCGAGAAGAGGTGGGGCGCCTTCATTCTGGAGGGCCCGTCCGCGCTGGTCGGGGTGACCGACATGACCGAGGCGGACTGGGCGCGGCGGGCCGACGAGTTCCGCATGCTGCCCGGCGAGACGCTGGCGGGCGTGCTGGACGCCTACGCCGAAGCCGCCCGCCGCACCGACGAGATGGTCGCCGGCCTGCCCTCCCTCGACGTGACCTACCCGCTGCCGGAGGCCCCCTGGACCAAGCCCGGCACACGCTGGTCGGCCCGCCGCACGCTGCTGCACATCATCGGCGAGACCGCGCAGCACGCGGGCCACGCCGACATCATCCGCGAGGCGCTGGACGGGGCGCGCAGCATGGGCTGA
- a CDS encoding helix-turn-helix domain-containing protein has translation MTAQQLNAPSRARSPRSGHSHRSRNGVGHVNEHHPDQFTVVGNHLAQHPELTLTAIGLATHIQSLPEGSPVSIKALAAKFPEGETRIAAALRELEAHGYLARIKERTPSGRIVTRTLSYNKPQPRPAAAPPARRAPAPEPEEPEPATSLPARAPRPHPAADLLTGLRADDPRLLLTARDIHRLTPAVTAWLERGVAPEAVRHVLTTALPDEPIRHPAAFLTHRLTELLPPPLPAARVGPPRPAPLQNCDGCDHAFRSPEPGHCAACRARERAAA, from the coding sequence ATGACTGCCCAGCAGCTTAACGCCCCCTCGCGCGCCCGGTCCCCCCGCTCCGGGCACTCCCACCGTTCCCGGAACGGAGTCGGCCACGTGAACGAACACCATCCGGACCAGTTCACCGTCGTGGGAAACCACCTGGCCCAGCACCCCGAGCTGACCCTGACGGCGATCGGCCTGGCCACGCACATCCAGTCCCTGCCCGAGGGCTCGCCGGTCAGCATCAAGGCCCTGGCGGCGAAGTTCCCGGAAGGCGAGACCCGCATCGCGGCAGCCCTGCGGGAGTTGGAGGCGCACGGCTATCTCGCCCGGATCAAGGAACGCACGCCGTCCGGCCGGATCGTCACCCGCACCCTCTCGTACAACAAGCCCCAGCCCCGCCCCGCCGCCGCCCCTCCTGCTCGCCGCGCTCCCGCGCCCGAACCCGAGGAGCCCGAACCAGCGACGTCACTCCCCGCACGGGCCCCGCGGCCGCACCCCGCAGCCGACTTACTGACGGGCCTGCGCGCCGACGACCCCCGGCTCCTCCTCACCGCACGCGACATCCACCGCCTCACCCCAGCCGTCACCGCCTGGCTGGAACGCGGCGTCGCCCCCGAAGCCGTACGCCACGTCCTCACCACGGCCCTGCCGGACGAGCCGATCCGCCACCCGGCGGCCTTCCTGACCCACCGCCTGACGGAACTCCTGCCACCACCCCTGCCCGCGGCGCGCGTCGGGCCGCCCCGCCCGGCACCACTCCAGAACTGCGACGGCTGCGACCACGCCTTCCGGTCACCGGAGCCGGGTCACTGCGCCGCGTGCCGCGCCCGGGAACGAGCAGCCGCCTAG
- a CDS encoding Uma2 family endonuclease codes for MTVAPSDKDVAGHAYRTMREFVRSMDDTLPGKFEITKEGIVHDMMSPTGPHELTALRIRKRLEKVMPEELVAHTGTPDVEALPEGIMRHPDVMVIAEADMEIQGAFDPRTLIAAVEVVSRSNPDNDWVGKMRDYPLLGIPTYVIFDPRTGSGAVMTDIHATPEGPRYATRKDFVYGEPVTIAEWTIPTDNLPRYT; via the coding sequence ATGACCGTCGCCCCGAGCGACAAGGACGTGGCCGGCCACGCTTACCGGACCATGCGGGAGTTCGTGCGATCGATGGACGACACCCTTCCGGGCAAATTCGAGATCACCAAAGAAGGAATCGTCCACGACATGATGTCGCCGACCGGACCTCATGAGCTCACCGCGCTGCGCATCCGGAAACGCCTGGAGAAGGTCATGCCGGAAGAGCTGGTGGCGCACACCGGGACCCCCGACGTCGAAGCCCTGCCGGAAGGGATCATGCGGCACCCCGACGTCATGGTGATCGCCGAGGCCGACATGGAGATCCAGGGCGCGTTCGACCCACGGACGCTCATCGCGGCCGTCGAGGTCGTCTCCCGCTCCAACCCCGACAACGACTGGGTCGGCAAGATGCGGGACTACCCGCTCCTGGGCATCCCCACCTACGTGATCTTCGACCCCCGCACCGGCTCGGGCGCGGTCATGACCGACATCCACGCCACACCGGAAGGCCCCCGCTACGCGACCCGCAAGGACTTCGTCTACGGCGAGCCCGTCACGATCGCGGAGTGGACCATCCCCACGGACAACCTGCCGAGGTACACCTGA
- a CDS encoding AAA family ATPase — MTVSLPTGVIVITGIMASGKSTVAQALAERLPKAAHVRGDVYRRMIVSGGVEYEPGAGGEAEAQLALRYGLSASTADAYARAGFTAVVQDVILGEQLKTYVDLVRTRPLHVIVLAPRPDVVAAREAGRGKTGYGAWTVQDLDTGLRETTPRLGLWLDSSEMSVEETVDAVLGRLDEARVA, encoded by the coding sequence ATGACTGTCTCCCTCCCCACCGGCGTCATCGTCATCACCGGCATCATGGCGTCCGGCAAGTCCACGGTGGCGCAGGCGCTGGCCGAGCGGCTGCCGAAGGCAGCGCATGTGCGGGGCGACGTCTACCGCCGCATGATCGTCTCGGGCGGCGTGGAGTACGAACCGGGAGCCGGCGGAGAGGCGGAGGCTCAACTCGCCCTGCGGTACGGCCTGTCGGCGTCCACGGCGGACGCGTACGCGCGTGCCGGTTTCACGGCGGTCGTCCAGGACGTCATCCTGGGCGAGCAGCTGAAGACGTACGTGGACCTCGTCCGCACGCGCCCCCTCCACGTGATCGTGCTCGCCCCACGCCCCGACGTGGTCGCCGCCCGCGAGGCCGGCCGCGGCAAGACGGGCTACGGCGCGTGGACGGTCCAGGACCTGGACACGGGCCTGCGCGAGACGACCCCGCGGCTCGGGCTCTGGCTGGACAGCTCGGAGATGAGCGTGGAGGAGACGGTGGACGCGGTGCTGGGGCGGCTGGATGAGGCGCGGGTCGCCTGA
- a CDS encoding molybdopterin cofactor-binding domain-containing protein: MSEDTGTAAAPADTAPGGEPLPHGIGASLPSAECRAKTEGTFPYAADLWAEGLLWAAVLRSPYAHARIVSVDTSHALEMPGVHSVITHEDVPGDALHGRRTPDRPVFASDVVRHHGEPIAAVAADHPDTARMAAAAVIVEYEVLEPVTDPEKAFEAEPLHPDGNLIRHIPLRHGDPEAVGELVVEGLYRIGRQDPAPIGAEAGLAVPRPDGGVELYVASTDPHADRDRAAACYGLPADQVKVVVTGVPGATADREDASFQLPLGLLALRTGCPVKLTATREESFLGHAHRHPTLLRYRHHADAEGRLVKVEAQILLDAGAYADTSAEALAAAVSFACGPYVVPNAFIEGWAVRTNNPPSGHVRGEGAMQVCAAYEAQMDKIAKKLGVDPAELRLRNAMATGDIMPTGQTVTCPAPVAELLAAVRDFPLPELPKDTPVDEWLLPGGPEGAGEPAAVRRGVGYGLGMVQLLGAEGADEVSTATVKVHDGVATVICAAVETGQGFATLARQIVQETLGIEDVRVAPVDTDQPPAGPSCRGRHTWVSGGAVERAAKMVRTQLLQPLAHKFGMSTELLQITDGKITSYDGVLSTTVTEALDGKELWATAQCRPHPTEPLDEAGQGDAFVGMAFCAIRAVVDVDIELGSVRVVELAVAQDVGRILNPAQLRTRIEAGVTQGVGAALTENLRTPRGLVRHPDLTGYALPTSLDTPDIRIVKLVEERDVVAPFGAKAASAVPVVTSPAAIASAVRAATGRPVNRLPIRPQAAVAQ; the protein is encoded by the coding sequence GTGAGCGAGGACACCGGCACCGCGGCCGCACCCGCCGACACCGCGCCGGGCGGCGAGCCGCTGCCGCACGGCATCGGCGCGTCCCTGCCGTCGGCGGAGTGCCGCGCCAAGACGGAGGGCACCTTCCCCTACGCCGCCGACCTGTGGGCCGAGGGCCTGCTGTGGGCGGCGGTGCTGCGCTCCCCGTACGCGCACGCGCGCATCGTCTCCGTCGACACCAGCCACGCCCTGGAGATGCCGGGCGTGCACAGCGTCATCACCCACGAGGACGTGCCCGGCGACGCGCTGCACGGCCGCCGGACGCCGGACCGGCCGGTCTTCGCCTCCGACGTCGTACGCCACCACGGCGAGCCGATCGCCGCCGTGGCCGCCGACCACCCCGACACCGCGCGCATGGCGGCCGCCGCCGTCATCGTCGAGTACGAGGTGCTTGAGCCGGTCACCGACCCGGAGAAGGCCTTCGAGGCCGAACCGCTGCACCCCGACGGCAACTTGATCCGCCACATCCCGCTGCGGCACGGCGACCCGGAGGCGGTCGGCGAGCTCGTCGTCGAGGGGCTGTACCGCATCGGCCGCCAGGACCCGGCGCCGATCGGCGCGGAGGCGGGCCTCGCGGTGCCGCGCCCCGACGGGGGAGTGGAGCTGTACGTCGCCTCCACCGACCCGCACGCCGACCGCGACCGCGCCGCCGCCTGCTACGGCCTCCCCGCCGACCAGGTCAAGGTTGTCGTCACGGGCGTCCCGGGCGCCACCGCCGACCGCGAGGACGCGAGCTTCCAGCTGCCGCTCGGCCTGCTCGCGCTGCGCACCGGCTGCCCCGTCAAGCTCACCGCGACCCGCGAGGAGTCCTTCCTCGGCCACGCCCACCGCCACCCCACCCTGCTGCGCTACCGCCACCACGCGGACGCCGAGGGCCGCCTGGTGAAGGTGGAGGCACAGATCCTGCTGGACGCGGGCGCGTACGCGGACACGTCGGCGGAGGCCCTGGCCGCGGCCGTCTCCTTCGCCTGCGGCCCCTACGTCGTACCGAACGCCTTCATCGAGGGCTGGGCGGTCCGTACGAACAACCCGCCGTCCGGACACGTCCGGGGCGAGGGCGCCATGCAGGTGTGTGCCGCGTACGAGGCCCAGATGGACAAGATCGCCAAGAAGCTGGGCGTCGACCCGGCCGAGCTGCGGCTGCGCAACGCCATGGCGACCGGCGACATCATGCCCACCGGCCAGACGGTGACGTGCCCGGCCCCCGTGGCCGAACTCCTCGCCGCGGTGCGGGACTTCCCCCTCCCCGAGCTGCCCAAGGACACCCCCGTGGACGAGTGGCTGCTGCCGGGCGGCCCCGAGGGCGCGGGCGAACCGGCCGCCGTGCGGCGCGGTGTCGGCTACGGCCTCGGCATGGTCCAGCTCCTCGGCGCGGAAGGCGCGGACGAGGTCTCCACGGCCACGGTGAAGGTCCACGACGGCGTCGCGACGGTGATCTGCGCGGCCGTCGAGACCGGCCAGGGCTTCGCGACGCTGGCCCGCCAGATCGTCCAGGAGACGCTGGGCATCGAGGATGTGCGCGTGGCCCCCGTCGACACGGACCAGCCCCCGGCGGGCCCGAGCTGCCGCGGCCGCCACACCTGGGTGTCGGGCGGCGCGGTGGAGCGCGCGGCGAAGATGGTCAGGACCCAGCTGCTCCAGCCGCTGGCCCACAAGTTCGGCATGTCCACCGAGCTGCTCCAGATCACGGACGGCAAGATCACTTCGTACGACGGCGTACTGTCCACGACGGTCACCGAGGCGCTGGACGGCAAGGAACTGTGGGCCACCGCCCAGTGCCGCCCGCACCCCACCGAGCCGCTGGACGAGGCCGGGCAGGGCGATGCCTTCGTGGGCATGGCGTTCTGCGCGATCCGCGCGGTGGTCGACGTGGACATCGAGCTCGGTTCCGTACGGGTCGTCGAGCTGGCCGTAGCCCAGGACGTGGGCCGCATCCTGAATCCGGCCCAGCTGAGGACCCGCATCGAGGCGGGCGTCACGCAGGGCGTGGGCGCGGCGCTCACGGAGAACCTCCGCACCCCGCGCGGCCTGGTCCGCCACCCCGACCTCACCGGGTACGCGCTGCCCACATCCCTGGACACCCCCGACATCCGCATCGTGAAGCTGGTGGAGGAGCGGGACGTCGTCGCCCCCTTCGGCGCGAAGGCGGCCAGCGCGGTCCCGGTGGTCACCTCCCCGGCGGCGATCGCCTCGGCGGTACGCGCGGCGACGGGCCGCCCGGTCAACCGCCTCCCGATCCGCCCGCAGGCGGCGGTGGCGCAGTAA
- a CDS encoding (2Fe-2S)-binding protein encodes MSDDRNTHNGGGWQPHPQGEYDSDATAFVQLPEGMLDTPLAAPGHGYVPPQITVTPTTSDATDPAATGTWVMPPEVTGAAGGGHQTVGWPDAGTAQRPHAEQQPHQQDQHHGYDPRATGQWSFTDGDAAERQAYGQEYEQQAQGYEQQEYEPGYDQGHAHGQDHGQDHSQGYGQQYGQGVAAPSSDITGQWSIPVAGGDLPDESGEYTASSQAGELAYPARTQHDAWAGSGMPPATLPGGAPAPWATGAGTGAPWGAQPQEAAHQLQEAPEFQEAREQAHAEAPRQEPQESRFEQTTLLRAVSVPPAGQSGAEAARAAQAAQAAHAAEAVEAAQDAVEAAQEAAEAAEIAEVLESSEPTDEFEAAEQVDVAEAAPETDAEAVPEAAPEAAVEPADGPDAPALPDTTDEALDTAAEPDESGEPVESGETQAAEKATAETTETAGAADATETAEATDDAPVIAPNPLHDDHPLGSYVLRVNGTDRPVTDAWIGESLLYVLRERLGLAGAKDGCSQGECGACNVQVDGRLVASCLVPAATTAGSEIRTVEGLATDGQPSDVQRALAACGAVQCGFCVPGMAMTVHDLLEGNPAPSELETRRALCGNLCRCSGYRGVLDAVREVVAERQASAAADTAAAQDERAEEARIPHQAPPGAGGVHQTAYEDGGQA; translated from the coding sequence GTGAGCGACGACCGGAACACCCACAACGGCGGCGGCTGGCAGCCGCATCCGCAGGGCGAGTACGACTCGGACGCCACGGCGTTCGTGCAGCTCCCCGAGGGCATGCTCGACACCCCGCTCGCCGCGCCGGGCCACGGCTATGTGCCGCCGCAGATAACGGTCACCCCGACCACGTCGGACGCCACCGACCCGGCGGCGACCGGCACCTGGGTCATGCCGCCCGAGGTGACGGGCGCGGCGGGCGGCGGGCACCAGACGGTGGGCTGGCCCGACGCGGGCACGGCGCAGCGGCCCCACGCCGAACAGCAGCCCCACCAGCAGGACCAGCACCACGGCTACGACCCCCGGGCGACCGGACAGTGGAGCTTCACCGACGGCGACGCGGCGGAGCGGCAGGCGTACGGGCAGGAGTACGAGCAGCAGGCTCAGGGCTACGAGCAGCAGGAGTACGAGCCCGGGTACGACCAGGGCCACGCGCACGGTCAGGACCACGGCCAGGACCACAGTCAGGGCTACGGGCAGCAGTACGGGCAGGGCGTCGCCGCGCCCTCCTCCGACATCACCGGGCAGTGGTCGATTCCCGTCGCCGGCGGTGATCTGCCGGACGAGTCGGGCGAGTACACGGCGTCCTCGCAGGCCGGCGAGTTGGCCTACCCCGCGCGGACGCAGCACGACGCCTGGGCCGGAAGCGGCATGCCGCCCGCGACCCTGCCGGGCGGCGCGCCCGCGCCGTGGGCGACGGGCGCGGGGACCGGTGCGCCCTGGGGCGCACAGCCCCAGGAGGCCGCGCACCAGCTCCAGGAAGCGCCGGAGTTCCAGGAAGCCAGGGAGCAGGCCCACGCCGAGGCACCTCGGCAGGAGCCGCAGGAGAGCCGGTTCGAGCAGACGACGCTGCTGCGGGCGGTCAGCGTGCCGCCCGCCGGGCAGTCGGGGGCCGAGGCGGCGCGGGCGGCGCAGGCCGCGCAGGCCGCTCACGCGGCGGAGGCCGTCGAAGCCGCGCAGGACGCCGTCGAGGCCGCCCAGGAGGCCGCGGAGGCCGCCGAGATCGCGGAGGTCCTGGAGTCCTCGGAGCCGACGGACGAGTTCGAGGCCGCCGAGCAGGTCGACGTGGCCGAGGCCGCCCCGGAGACCGACGCCGAAGCGGTGCCGGAAGCGGCGCCCGAAGCTGCCGTGGAGCCCGCGGACGGGCCGGACGCGCCGGCCCTGCCCGACACGACGGACGAGGCGCTCGACACGGCCGCCGAGCCCGACGAGTCCGGTGAGCCCGTCGAGTCCGGTGAGACGCAGGCGGCGGAGAAGGCGACGGCAGAGACGACCGAGACGGCAGGGGCGGCAGACGCGACCGAGACGGCAGAGGCGACCGACGACGCCCCCGTCATCGCGCCCAACCCCCTCCACGACGACCACCCCCTCGGCTCCTACGTCCTGCGCGTGAACGGCACCGACCGCCCCGTCACGGACGCCTGGATCGGTGAGTCCCTGCTCTACGTCCTGCGGGAGCGGCTCGGCCTCGCGGGCGCCAAGGACGGCTGCTCGCAAGGTGAGTGCGGGGCGTGCAACGTCCAGGTGGACGGCCGCCTCGTCGCCTCCTGCCTGGTGCCCGCCGCCACCACCGCGGGCAGCGAGATCCGCACCGTCGAGGGCCTGGCCACCGACGGGCAGCCCTCCGACGTGCAGCGTGCGCTCGCCGCGTGCGGCGCCGTGCAGTGCGGCTTCTGCGTGCCGGGCATGGCCATGACCGTGCACGACCTCCTGGAGGGCAACCCCGCCCCCAGCGAGCTGGAGACCCGCCGCGCGCTGTGCGGCAATCTGTGCCGCTGCTCGGGCTACCGGGGCGTGCTCGACGCCGTGCGCGAGGTGGTCGCCGAGCGGCAGGCGTCCGCCGCCGCCGACACGGCCGCCGCGCAGGACGAGCGGGCCGAAGAGGCCCGCATCCCGCATCAGGCACCACCGGGCGCCGGTGGCGTCCACCAGACCGCGTACGAGGACGGAGGCCAGGCGTGA
- a CDS encoding FAD binding domain-containing protein, protein MTTHAPQAAQTPRSVKLPATLDEAVAALAAMPAAVPVAGGTDLMTSVNSGQLRPAALVGLGRISEIRGWQYQDGHALLGAGLTHARMGRPDFAALIPALAAAARAAGPPQIRNAGTLGGNIASAAPTGDALPVLAALEAVLIIAGPGGARREVPVSHLLAGMEMLRPGELIGFVRVPLLHAPQVFLKATGRTGPGRATASVALVLDPARRGVRCAVGAIAPMPLRPLEAEQWVASLIDWDGGRGSLVPEAVTAFGEYVAAACIPDQPPAADGTEQPLTPAVLHLRRTVAALARRALGRALS, encoded by the coding sequence TTGACCACGCACGCACCGCAGGCGGCACAGACACCGCGGTCGGTGAAGCTGCCCGCCACGCTCGACGAGGCCGTGGCGGCACTCGCCGCCATGCCCGCCGCCGTGCCCGTCGCCGGCGGCACGGACCTGATGACCTCCGTCAACTCCGGACAGCTGCGCCCCGCCGCCCTCGTCGGCCTCGGCCGCATCAGCGAGATCCGCGGCTGGCAGTACCAGGACGGCCACGCCCTGCTCGGCGCCGGCCTCACCCACGCCCGCATGGGCCGCCCCGACTTCGCCGCGCTGATCCCCGCCCTGGCCGCCGCCGCGCGCGCCGCGGGACCGCCCCAGATCCGCAACGCGGGCACCCTCGGCGGCAACATCGCCTCGGCCGCGCCCACCGGCGACGCGCTGCCCGTCCTCGCCGCCCTCGAAGCCGTCCTGATCATCGCGGGACCCGGCGGCGCCCGCCGCGAGGTCCCCGTCTCGCACCTGCTCGCGGGCATGGAGATGCTCCGCCCCGGCGAGCTCATCGGCTTCGTGCGCGTGCCGTTGCTGCACGCCCCCCAGGTCTTCCTCAAGGCCACCGGGCGCACCGGCCCCGGCCGGGCCACCGCGTCCGTCGCGCTGGTCCTCGACCCCGCCCGGCGCGGTGTGCGCTGCGCGGTCGGCGCCATCGCGCCCATGCCGCTGCGGCCCCTGGAGGCCGAGCAGTGGGTCGCCTCCCTGATCGACTGGGACGGCGGGCGCGGCAGCCTCGTGCCGGAGGCGGTCACCGCCTTCGGCGAGTACGTCGCCGCCGCCTGCATCCCCGACCAGCCCCCGGCGGCCGACGGCACCGAACAGCCGTTGACGCCCGCCGTACTGCACCTGCGGCGCACCGTCGCCGCGCTGGCCCGACGAGCACTGGGGAGGGCGCTGTCGTGA